A single window of Chitinophagales bacterium DNA harbors:
- a CDS encoding type II toxin-antitoxin system VapC family toxin has protein sequence MKILLDTHTFLWYIWGRDELGAENRALIENPSNVKLLSIASLWEIAVKVNIGKLRITVPITTLVPSEIQILSINLNHLEVYTQLPLFHRDPFDRLIIAQAMSEDLPVLSVDNKFDRYAIAKIWR, from the coding sequence ATGAAAATTTTATTAGATACACATACTTTCTTATGGTACATTTGGGGAAGGGATGAATTGGGTGCTGAAAATCGTGCTTTGATAGAGAACCCCTCCAATGTCAAACTTTTAAGTATTGCGAGTTTGTGGGAAATTGCAGTGAAAGTGAACATTGGAAAACTGCGAATAACTGTTCCAATTACTACGCTTGTTCCTTCTGAAATTCAAATTCTCTCCATCAACTTGAATCATTTGGAGGTTTATACCCAACTGCCTCTTTTTCATAGAGACCCTTTTGATAGACTTATTATTGCTCAAGCTATGTCAGAGGACTTGCCCGTTTTATCTGTTGATAATAAGTTCGATAGATATGCGATTGCAAAGATCTGGAGATAG
- a CDS encoding pyridoxamine 5'-phosphate oxidase family protein, with amino-acid sequence MNITDRTKVKRIPKRGQYDLETIYSILDAEFVCHIGFVHQGYPVVIPTLYGRKDDYLLVHGAATSRMLSELKKEVDICLTVTITDGLVLARSGFHHSANYRSVVVFGKAQLIENKAEKEAALKAVSDHIIVGRWEEVRPTKDNELKATHVFKIPIEEASAKIRTGGPADDKEDYELDVWAGVLPIKKVYQTPISDPLNKEGIEMSESVRQFMEVNQNR; translated from the coding sequence ATGAACATCACCGACCGAACAAAAGTTAAGAGAATTCCCAAGAGAGGGCAGTACGATTTAGAAACCATTTATTCCATTTTAGATGCCGAATTTGTGTGTCATATCGGATTTGTGCATCAGGGTTATCCTGTGGTCATTCCGACCTTGTATGGCAGAAAGGATGACTACCTCCTCGTTCATGGCGCAGCTACGAGCCGAATGTTGAGTGAATTGAAGAAAGAAGTAGATATATGCCTGACTGTCACGATTACCGATGGTTTGGTGTTGGCTCGTTCGGGCTTTCACCATTCTGCCAATTATCGTTCGGTGGTAGTGTTTGGTAAGGCGCAACTCATTGAAAACAAAGCCGAAAAAGAGGCAGCACTGAAGGCCGTTTCTGACCACATCATTGTAGGACGTTGGGAGGAAGTACGTCCAACGAAAGACAATGAACTGAAAGCCACGCACGTTTTCAAAATCCCAATTGAAGAGGCTTCTGCCAAAATCCGAACGGGTGGCCCTGCTGATGACAAGGAGGACTACGAATTAGATGTTTGGGCGGGAGTTTTGCCAATCAAAAAAGTATATCAAACGCCTATTTCGGATCCACTGAATAAGGAAGGAATTGAAATGAGTGAGAGCGTGCGGCAGTTTATGGAGGTGAACCAGAACCGCTAA
- a CDS encoding Na/Pi cotransporter family protein: MIAILIGLLQIVGSIGVFIYGMKVMSEGLQKAAGHNLRRILKSMTNNRLSGIFTGLLTTMTVQSSSAITVMVVSFVNAGLLTFVGAMGIIMGANIGTTITAWLTLFSFTLKIQPITIALIGIFFPFLFSSNERWRNVAEFVMGFGILFLGLELLKDSFPNIGENPDMLAFLNNFTDSGFLSVLFFVGVGALLTMVLQSSSASITLTMVMVAEGWIDFPLAAAMVLGENIGTTITANIAAMVCNIHARRAARFHLLFNVIGVTWVLLIFPLFLSWIGTLHFYIFGKEIVNSTMPNASDLMNATTGITLFHTVFNIANVLLQVAFIPLLARLIIYLMPEKGNTTYSLKYINSGYIPISELAINEALMEVQEFGKLIERMSGNVQSLMFQKVKRPERLMEKLKEREEATDLLQEKISDFLAQIASADISNQASMRIRAMLKVVNDMERMGDIFYQMTLQLENMKKRDLEFPEEFLLKIKALLELVHTAIKQMNLNMSGSFQKIHLEQVYAQEKQINLLRDELVVAYYKRVEKAKYGIRESIAFLNCVNDAEKVGDHVVNVNEAIAGLK; the protein is encoded by the coding sequence ATGATTGCAATATTAATTGGGCTTCTACAAATCGTTGGTTCAATTGGGGTTTTCATATACGGCATGAAAGTGATGAGTGAGGGTTTGCAGAAAGCTGCTGGACATAACCTTCGACGCATACTCAAATCCATGACCAATAACCGCCTGAGTGGAATTTTCACAGGCTTGTTAACCACTATGACAGTACAATCTTCCTCTGCGATTACGGTAATGGTGGTAAGTTTTGTAAATGCTGGGTTATTGACTTTTGTAGGGGCAATGGGAATCATTATGGGAGCCAATATAGGGACTACTATTACCGCATGGCTGACCCTTTTCAGTTTTACGCTAAAAATCCAACCCATTACAATCGCCTTAATTGGCATTTTTTTCCCTTTCTTATTTTCCTCTAATGAAAGATGGCGCAATGTAGCCGAATTCGTGATGGGATTTGGCATCTTGTTTTTGGGTTTAGAGTTACTCAAAGATAGCTTTCCCAATATTGGAGAAAACCCTGATATGCTTGCCTTCCTGAATAATTTTACGGATTCAGGCTTTCTTTCGGTGCTTTTCTTTGTAGGTGTAGGCGCACTTCTCACCATGGTTTTGCAGTCTTCTAGTGCATCTATCACACTGACAATGGTGATGGTAGCCGAAGGATGGATAGATTTTCCATTGGCAGCAGCAATGGTCCTGGGAGAAAATATCGGCACTACTATTACAGCCAATATTGCCGCAATGGTGTGCAATATTCATGCACGAAGAGCTGCACGTTTTCATTTGTTGTTCAATGTAATAGGTGTTACTTGGGTTCTGCTCATATTTCCTTTATTTTTGAGTTGGATAGGCACTTTACACTTCTACATCTTCGGCAAAGAAATTGTTAATTCTACTATGCCCAACGCTTCTGATTTGATGAATGCAACCACGGGCATCACCCTTTTCCATACCGTTTTCAATATTGCAAATGTACTATTACAAGTAGCATTTATCCCTCTACTTGCACGTCTTATTATTTACCTAATGCCTGAAAAGGGCAACACTACTTATAGCCTCAAATACATCAACAGTGGTTATATTCCTATTTCGGAATTGGCCATCAATGAAGCACTGATGGAAGTTCAAGAATTTGGAAAGCTGATTGAAAGAATGAGTGGCAATGTACAATCGCTTATGTTTCAGAAGGTGAAAAGACCTGAAAGATTGATGGAAAAACTGAAAGAAAGAGAGGAGGCTACGGATTTACTGCAAGAAAAAATCAGCGACTTTTTGGCCCAAATTGCCTCAGCAGATATTAGCAATCAGGCTTCAATGCGTATTAGAGCCATGCTAAAAGTAGTAAATGACATGGAGCGAATGGGGGATATTTTCTACCAAATGACACTGCAATTGGAGAATATGAAAAAACGAGACTTAGAGTTTCCAGAAGAATTTCTACTGAAAATCAAAGCTTTATTAGAATTGGTTCATACAGCTATCAAACAGATGAACCTCAACATGAGTGGTTCATTTCAGAAAATTCATCTGGAACAAGTATATGCCCAAGAAAAACAAATCAATCTATTGCGGGATGAATTAGTTGTAGCCTATTACAAAAGAGTCGAAAAGGCTAAATATGGGATTCGGGAAAGCATTGCTTTCCTCAACTGTGTAAACGATGCGGAGAAGGTAGGCGACCATGTAGTAAATGTGAATGAAGCCATTGCAGGATTGAAGTGA
- a CDS encoding DUF2281 domain-containing protein translates to MNLQAKKLELISQLVYVEDESIIQQIDGLIKKALQNVSISLKTKEVSTPIPLKFGAAKDMIQYMAEDFNEPIDDFKDYM, encoded by the coding sequence ATGAACCTACAAGCAAAAAAATTAGAACTCATCAGCCAATTGGTGTATGTGGAAGATGAATCCATTATCCAACAAATTGACGGATTGATTAAAAAAGCACTTCAAAATGTATCTATTTCTCTAAAAACGAAAGAAGTATCAACGCCTATTCCTTTGAAGTTTGGGGCAGCTAAAGATATGATTCAATACATGGCAGAGGACTTCAATGAGCCGATTGACGACTTCAAAGATTATATGTGA
- the paaA gene encoding 1,2-phenylacetyl-CoA epoxidase subunit PaaA has product MYGGGYIHQVDTKNRGAALPEDPEKLAAFEACIERGEKIEPTDWMPYEYRRQLTRMIEQHAHSEIMGALPEGTWITRAPNFKRKLALIAKVQDEIGHAQLLYSAAETLGKPREQMINDLLSGKSKYSNVFNYPAETWADVAVIGFLIDAAAIVNQLANAKGSYGPYSRALRRICAEESFHLKQGYEAFVYLATGSETQRAMLQDAVNRWWKPIIHFFGPPDKQSIHSEKLMKWKVKMASNDDMRNQFFDQYVPKVLELGITIPDPNFRKNEETGEWEFSDPDWSEFYRVINGDGPCNEERMAVRRWAEEHGEWVRKALMKPNEKYAIPLA; this is encoded by the coding sequence ATGTACGGAGGCGGATATATCCATCAAGTAGATACAAAAAATAGAGGTGCTGCCCTGCCCGAAGATCCTGAAAAGTTGGCAGCGTTTGAGGCATGTATAGAGCGTGGTGAAAAAATTGAGCCAACGGATTGGATGCCTTACGAATACCGTCGGCAATTGACCCGAATGATTGAGCAACATGCTCACTCCGAAATAATGGGAGCTTTGCCCGAAGGTACATGGATTACCCGTGCGCCTAACTTCAAACGTAAATTGGCTTTGATAGCCAAGGTACAGGATGAAATTGGTCATGCACAGTTGCTTTATTCTGCTGCTGAAACACTTGGAAAACCTCGTGAGCAGATGATCAATGACCTTCTAAGTGGCAAATCGAAATATTCCAATGTGTTCAACTATCCTGCTGAAACTTGGGCAGATGTAGCCGTGATTGGTTTTTTGATTGACGCAGCGGCTATCGTGAATCAGTTGGCGAATGCTAAAGGTTCTTACGGGCCTTACAGTCGGGCATTGAGGCGAATATGTGCTGAAGAATCTTTTCATTTGAAGCAAGGATATGAAGCATTTGTATATTTGGCTACGGGCAGCGAGACTCAAAGAGCCATGTTGCAGGATGCAGTGAATCGTTGGTGGAAACCGATTATTCACTTTTTTGGTCCTCCTGATAAGCAGTCTATTCACAGCGAGAAGTTGATGAAATGGAAGGTGAAAATGGCTTCAAACGACGATATGCGAAACCAATTTTTTGACCAATATGTTCCCAAAGTCTTAGAACTTGGCATTACGATTCCCGACCCCAACTTCCGCAAAAACGAGGAGACAGGAGAATGGGAATTTAGCGACCCCGATTGGAGTGAGTTTTATAGAGTTATCAATGGCGATGGTCCCTGCAATGAAGAACGAATGGCTGTCAGACGCTGGGCGGAAGAACATGGTGAATGGGTGAGAAAAGCATTGATGAAACCAAACGAAAAGTATGCAATCCCTTTGGCATAA
- a CDS encoding cyclase family protein yields the protein MKIIDLSKPIQYNSGDPFFMKVKIKHKPHKKAKWLIRLFGLPFKLFPKGFVGWADDSIQKMGVHSTTHLDAPWHYAPTCEGKPAKTIDEVPLEWCFGEGMVIDMKHKADFEAISQKDIQDFLQQHNLTLQKGMIVLIKTGRDKLMGTQDFFKKGTGMSAEATEWLIDQGIKVMGIDQWGWDLPLPHLIQKAKETNDPDLFWEAHLVGRDKEYCHVEQLTNLDALPLTGFKVAVFPLKIVGASAAPARVVAMMED from the coding sequence ATGAAAATCATTGATCTTTCCAAACCAATACAGTACAACAGTGGCGACCCTTTTTTCATGAAGGTCAAAATCAAGCACAAACCCCATAAAAAAGCCAAATGGTTGATTCGTTTGTTTGGTTTACCCTTCAAACTGTTTCCCAAAGGTTTTGTGGGTTGGGCAGATGATAGCATCCAGAAAATGGGTGTTCACTCTACGACTCACCTCGATGCACCGTGGCACTATGCCCCTACTTGCGAAGGCAAACCTGCCAAAACGATTGACGAAGTGCCTTTGGAGTGGTGTTTTGGAGAAGGAATGGTGATAGACATGAAGCACAAAGCCGATTTTGAAGCGATTAGCCAAAAAGACATCCAAGATTTCCTACAACAACACAACTTGACGCTGCAAAAAGGCATGATTGTCTTGATTAAAACGGGGCGGGATAAGCTGATGGGAACACAAGATTTCTTCAAAAAAGGAACAGGCATGAGCGCAGAGGCAACCGAATGGCTGATTGACCAAGGCATTAAGGTGATGGGCATTGACCAATGGGGCTGGGATTTGCCGCTTCCTCATTTGATTCAAAAAGCGAAGGAAACGAACGACCCTGACCTGTTTTGGGAGGCACATTTGGTGGGGCGTGACAAGGAATATTGCCACGTCGAGCAATTGACCAATCTAGATGCACTACCATTGACGGGCTTCAAAGTAGCGGTTTTCCCATTGAAGATTGTCGGCGCATCGGCTGCGCCCGCCAGAGTAGTGGCAATGATGGAGGATTAG